From the genome of Streptomyces sp. NBC_01341, one region includes:
- a CDS encoding DUF4287 domain-containing protein, which translates to MSGSTGRRITEKLSDDALRGATGRSWADWFAVLDAWDATRRTHAEIAAYLGTEHRMGGWYAQSVTVGYEQERGLREVGQSSAGDWNTSGSRTLAAPPERVLDAFTEPVLRGRWLPDVELSVRGLRPGRSLTAGFRDESGEAAGSISVRLEALPHGRTRVGVGHGKLADAGAVTRYKAFWKERLAVLKAVLEERG; encoded by the coding sequence ATGAGCGGATCGACGGGCCGAAGGATCACCGAGAAGCTGTCGGACGACGCCCTGCGGGGAGCGACCGGCCGGAGCTGGGCGGACTGGTTCGCCGTGCTCGACGCCTGGGACGCGACGCGGCGCACCCACGCGGAGATCGCCGCGTACCTGGGCACGGAACACCGGATGGGCGGCTGGTACGCCCAGTCGGTCACCGTCGGGTACGAACAGGAGCGCGGCCTGCGGGAGGTGGGGCAGTCCTCCGCGGGCGACTGGAACACCTCGGGCAGCCGGACCCTCGCGGCGCCGCCGGAGCGCGTCCTGGACGCCTTCACCGAACCGGTGCTGCGCGGGCGCTGGCTGCCGGACGTGGAACTGTCCGTGCGCGGCCTGCGGCCCGGCAGGTCCCTGACCGCGGGGTTCCGCGACGAGTCCGGGGAGGCCGCCGGAAGCATCTCGGTGCGGCTGGAGGCCCTGCCGCACGGGCGCACGCGCGTGGGCGTGGGCCACGGGAAGCTGGCGGACGCGGGGGCGGTGACACGCTACAAGGCGTTCTGGAAGGAGCGTCTGGCCGTCCTGAAGGCGGTGCTGGAGGAACGGGGCTGA
- the ppdK gene encoding pyruvate, phosphate dikinase, with the protein MSENKDPQKFVYDFTEGNKDLKDLLGGKGANLAEMTNLGLPVPPGFTITTEACKVYLDSGDEPAPLRDEVGAHLAALEKRMGKTLGQADDPLLVSVRSGAKFSMPGMMDTVLNIGLSDASVVGLAAQAGDERFAWDSYRRLIQMFGKTVLGVDGELFEEALEAAKEAKGVTVDVDLDAADLKKLVKEFKRIVERDAGRDFPQDPREQMDLAIKAVFDSWNTDRAKLYRRQERIPGDLGTAVNICSMVFGNLGPDSGTGVAFTRDPASGHQGVYGDYLQNAQGEDVVAGIRNTVALAELESIDKASYDQLMKIMETLETHYKDLCDIEFTIERGQLWMLQTRVGKRTAGAAFRIATQLVDQGLIDEAEALQRVNGAQLAQLMFPRFDHDAASVLLGRGIAASPGAAVGKAVFDSYTAVKWSRSGEKVILIRRETNPDDLDGMIAAEGILTSRGGKTSHAAVVARGMGKTCVCGAEEIEVDTKRRRLTVGDTVVEEGDLVSVDGSTGKVYLGEVPVVPSPVVEYFEGRMHAGADDADELVAAVHRIMAYADRVRRLRVRANADNAEDAARARRFGAQGIGLCRTEHMFLGERREMVEKLILADTDDEREAALEALLPLQKADFIELFESMDGLPVTVRLLDPPLHEFLPDITELSVRVALAESRKDANENDLRLLQAVHKLHEQNPMLGLRGVRLGLVIPGLFAMQVRAIAEAAAQRKNAKGDPRAEIMIPLVGTVQELEIVREEADRVIAEVEAATGTELKLSIGTMIELPRAALTAGQIAEAAEFFSFGTNDLTQTVWGFSRDDVEASFFTAYLEKGIFGVSPFETIDKDGVGALVRSAVEAGRATRPDLKLGICGEHGGDPESVHFFHEVGLDYVSCSPFRIPVARLEAGRAAAESRGSDSR; encoded by the coding sequence GTGTCGGAAAACAAAGATCCCCAGAAGTTCGTCTACGACTTCACCGAGGGCAACAAGGATCTGAAAGATCTTCTGGGTGGCAAGGGCGCCAACCTCGCGGAGATGACCAACCTCGGGCTTCCCGTCCCTCCGGGCTTCACGATCACCACCGAGGCGTGCAAGGTCTACCTCGACAGCGGCGACGAGCCGGCCCCGCTGCGCGACGAGGTGGGTGCGCACCTCGCGGCGCTCGAGAAGCGGATGGGCAAGACGCTCGGCCAGGCCGACGACCCGCTGCTGGTCTCGGTCCGCTCCGGCGCCAAGTTCTCGATGCCCGGGATGATGGACACGGTCCTCAACATCGGCCTCTCCGACGCCTCCGTCGTCGGCCTCGCCGCGCAGGCCGGGGACGAGCGCTTCGCCTGGGACTCCTACCGCCGTCTCATCCAGATGTTCGGCAAGACCGTGCTCGGTGTGGACGGGGAGCTCTTCGAGGAGGCGCTGGAGGCCGCCAAGGAGGCCAAGGGCGTCACCGTCGACGTGGACCTCGACGCGGCGGACCTCAAGAAGCTGGTCAAGGAGTTCAAGAGGATCGTCGAGCGGGACGCCGGGCGCGACTTCCCGCAGGACCCCCGGGAGCAGATGGACCTGGCCATAAAGGCGGTCTTCGACTCGTGGAACACCGACCGGGCCAAGCTCTACCGCCGGCAGGAGCGCATCCCCGGCGACCTCGGCACCGCCGTCAACATCTGTTCGATGGTCTTCGGGAACCTCGGGCCCGACTCCGGCACGGGCGTCGCCTTCACCCGTGACCCGGCCAGCGGCCACCAGGGTGTCTACGGCGACTACCTGCAGAACGCGCAGGGGGAGGACGTCGTCGCGGGCATCCGCAACACCGTGGCGCTCGCGGAGCTGGAGTCGATCGACAAGGCGTCGTACGACCAGCTGATGAAGATCATGGAGACGCTGGAGACCCACTACAAGGACCTCTGCGACATCGAGTTCACCATCGAGCGCGGGCAGCTCTGGATGCTGCAGACCCGGGTCGGCAAGCGCACCGCCGGTGCCGCCTTCCGGATCGCCACCCAGCTCGTCGACCAGGGCCTCATCGACGAGGCCGAGGCGCTCCAGCGGGTCAACGGTGCCCAGCTCGCACAGCTGATGTTCCCGCGCTTCGACCACGATGCCGCCAGTGTCCTGCTCGGCCGGGGTATCGCCGCCTCCCCGGGCGCGGCCGTGGGCAAGGCCGTCTTCGACTCGTACACCGCCGTCAAGTGGTCGCGGTCCGGCGAGAAGGTCATCCTCATCCGCCGGGAGACCAACCCCGACGACCTCGACGGGATGATCGCCGCCGAGGGCATCCTGACCTCGCGCGGCGGCAAGACCTCGCACGCCGCAGTCGTCGCCCGGGGCATGGGCAAGACCTGCGTGTGCGGCGCGGAGGAGATCGAGGTCGACACCAAGCGGCGCCGGCTCACGGTCGGGGACACCGTCGTCGAGGAGGGTGACCTCGTCTCGGTCGACGGCTCCACCGGCAAGGTGTACCTCGGTGAGGTCCCCGTCGTGCCGTCCCCGGTGGTCGAGTACTTCGAGGGCCGCATGCACGCGGGCGCCGACGACGCCGACGAGCTCGTCGCCGCCGTGCACCGGATCATGGCCTACGCCGACCGCGTACGCCGTCTGCGGGTACGGGCGAACGCGGACAACGCCGAGGACGCCGCACGGGCCCGCCGCTTCGGCGCCCAGGGCATCGGCCTGTGCCGCACCGAGCACATGTTCCTCGGTGAGCGCCGCGAGATGGTCGAGAAGCTGATCCTCGCGGACACCGACGACGAGCGTGAGGCCGCCCTGGAGGCGCTCCTGCCGCTCCAGAAGGCCGACTTCATCGAGCTGTTCGAGTCCATGGACGGGCTGCCCGTCACGGTCCGGCTGCTCGACCCGCCGCTGCACGAGTTCCTGCCCGACATCACGGAGCTCTCGGTGCGCGTCGCGCTCGCCGAGTCCCGCAAGGACGCCAACGAGAACGACCTGCGCCTCCTGCAGGCCGTGCACAAGCTCCACGAGCAGAACCCGATGCTGGGGCTCCGCGGGGTCCGTCTGGGCCTGGTCATCCCGGGGCTGTTCGCGATGCAGGTCCGCGCGATCGCCGAGGCGGCCGCGCAGCGCAAGAACGCCAAGGGCGACCCGCGGGCCGAGATCATGATCCCGCTCGTCGGCACCGTCCAGGAGCTGGAGATCGTCCGCGAGGAGGCCGACCGGGTCATCGCGGAGGTCGAGGCGGCCACCGGCACGGAGCTGAAGCTGAGCATCGGCACGATGATCGAGCTGCCCCGCGCCGCGCTGACCGCCGGTCAGATCGCCGAGGCCGCGGAGTTCTTCTCGTTCGGCACGAACGACCTCACGCAGACGGTGTGGGGCTTCTCCCGCGACGACGTGGAGGCCTCGTTCTTCACGGCGTACCTGGAGAAGGGCATCTTCGGGGTGTCGCCGTTCGAGACGATCGACAAGGACGGCGTCGGCGCCCTCGTGCGCAGCGCCGTGGAGGCCGGCCGGGCCACCCGCCCGGACCTGAAGCTCGGTATCTGCGGCGAGCACGGCGGAGACCCGGAGTCGGTGCACTTCTTCCACGAGGTGGGTCTGGACTACGTCTCCTGCTCGCCCTTCCGCATTCCGGTCGCCCGGCTGGAAGCGGGCCGCGCTGCCGCCGAATCCAGGGGCAGCGACAGTCGCTGA
- the dusB gene encoding tRNA dihydrouridine synthase DusB, whose translation MTTLAPAPPALRIGPHTVQAPVVLAPMAGITNAPFRTLCREFSGGRGLFVSEMITTRALVERNEKTMQLIHFDASETLRSIQLYGVDPAIVGKAVRMIVDEDLADHIDLNFGCPVPKVTRKGGGSALPYKRPLLRAILREAVAQAGDLPVTIKMRKGIDDDHMTYLDAGRIAVEEGISAVALHGRTTAQHYGGTADWDAVARLKEHVPEIPVLGNGDVWSAEDAQRMMRETGCDGVVVGRGCLGRPWLFGDLAGAFDGTGARQRPSLREVAGVMVRHATLLGEWMGDESRGVIDFRKHVAWYLKGFAVGSEMRKCLAVTSTLEELAGQLQRLDLDQPWPDGADGPRGRTSGNNRVALPDGWLNDPYDCAGVGADAELDTSGG comes from the coding sequence ATGACCACGCTCGCTCCCGCTCCCCCCGCGCTCCGGATCGGCCCGCACACCGTGCAGGCGCCGGTCGTGCTCGCCCCCATGGCGGGCATCACCAACGCTCCCTTCCGCACGCTCTGCCGCGAGTTCTCCGGGGGCAGGGGACTGTTCGTCAGCGAGATGATCACCACACGCGCCCTGGTCGAGCGCAACGAGAAGACGATGCAGCTCATCCACTTCGACGCGAGCGAGACGCTGCGCTCCATCCAGCTGTACGGAGTGGACCCGGCCATCGTCGGCAAGGCGGTCCGGATGATCGTCGACGAGGACCTCGCGGACCACATCGACCTCAACTTCGGCTGTCCGGTCCCCAAGGTCACCCGCAAGGGCGGCGGCTCCGCGCTCCCGTACAAGCGGCCGCTGCTGCGTGCGATCCTCCGCGAGGCCGTCGCGCAGGCGGGCGACCTCCCGGTCACGATCAAGATGCGCAAGGGCATCGACGACGACCACATGACCTACCTCGACGCCGGCCGCATCGCGGTCGAGGAGGGCATCAGCGCCGTCGCCCTGCACGGCAGGACCACCGCTCAGCACTACGGCGGCACGGCCGACTGGGACGCCGTCGCTCGGCTCAAGGAGCACGTTCCGGAGATCCCCGTCCTCGGCAACGGCGATGTCTGGAGCGCCGAGGACGCGCAGCGGATGATGCGTGAGACGGGCTGCGACGGAGTGGTCGTGGGCCGAGGCTGCCTCGGGCGGCCCTGGCTCTTCGGTGACCTGGCCGGCGCCTTCGACGGCACGGGCGCGAGGCAGAGGCCGAGCCTGCGCGAGGTGGCCGGCGTCATGGTGCGTCACGCCACGCTGCTGGGGGAGTGGATGGGCGATGAGAGCCGCGGGGTGATCGACTTCCGCAAGCACGTGGCCTGGTACCTCAAGGGCTTCGCCGTCGGCTCGGAGATGCGCAAGTGCCTCGCGGTCACATCGACGCTGGAGGAACTGGCCGGGCAGCTCCAGCGCCTGGACCTCGACCAGCCGTGGCCGGACGGCGCGGACGGGCCCCGTGGGCGCACCTCGGGCAACAACCGGGTGGCCCTTCCGGACGGCTGGCTCAACGACCCCTATGACTGCGCGGGTGTGGGCGCCGACGCGGAGCTGGACACCTCCGGCGGCTGA
- a CDS encoding alkaline phosphatase PhoX yields MERRTFLRTAVIGSSTAAFGGTLWRGAASAAPAQPATGPYGALQAANANGILLPSGFTSRIVARSGQTVPGTSYTWHSAPDGGATFTDGSGWIYVSNAEVSSGSGGGASAVRFDASGTVTSAYRILSGTNNNCAGGRTPWNTWLSCEEVTRGFVYETDPWGVNAAVQRPALGRFKHEAAAADPDHGYVYLTEDETDGRFYRFRPTTWGSLSAGTLQVLVAGTGTSGPVTWTTVPDPDGSPTQTRYQVSGAKVFNGGEGCFYAAGTCWFTTKGDNRVWAYDADSSSLSLAYDDSLVTSGTAPLTGVDNVTRSASGDLYVAEDGGTMEICLITPADTVAPFLRISGQSGSEITGPAFSPDGKRLYFSSQRGTSGSSSGGITYEVTGPFRS; encoded by the coding sequence GTGGAACGTCGGACCTTCTTGCGCACAGCGGTGATCGGTTCATCGACGGCGGCCTTCGGCGGCACCCTGTGGAGGGGTGCGGCCTCCGCCGCCCCCGCCCAGCCGGCCACCGGTCCGTACGGTGCGCTGCAGGCCGCCAACGCGAACGGCATCCTGCTGCCGAGCGGCTTCACCAGCCGCATCGTCGCGCGTTCGGGGCAGACCGTCCCCGGCACCTCGTACACCTGGCACAGCGCGCCCGACGGAGGCGCCACCTTCACCGACGGCAGCGGATGGATCTACGTGTCCAACGCCGAGGTGTCCTCGGGCAGCGGCGGCGGGGCGAGCGCGGTGCGCTTCGACGCCTCGGGGACCGTCACCTCGGCGTACCGCATCCTGTCCGGCACGAACAACAACTGCGCCGGCGGCCGCACCCCGTGGAACACCTGGCTGTCCTGCGAGGAGGTCACCCGCGGGTTCGTCTACGAGACGGACCCCTGGGGCGTGAACGCGGCCGTGCAGCGTCCGGCACTCGGCCGCTTCAAGCACGAGGCGGCGGCGGCCGACCCCGACCACGGCTACGTCTACCTGACCGAGGACGAGACGGACGGCCGCTTCTACCGCTTCCGTCCCACCACCTGGGGCAGCCTGTCCGCCGGCACCCTGCAGGTCCTGGTGGCCGGCACCGGCACCTCCGGACCGGTGACCTGGACGACGGTCCCCGATCCGGACGGATCGCCCACCCAGACCCGCTACCAGGTCTCCGGCGCCAAGGTGTTCAACGGCGGCGAGGGCTGCTTCTACGCGGCCGGCACCTGCTGGTTCACCACCAAGGGCGACAACCGGGTGTGGGCGTACGACGCGGACTCCTCGTCCCTCTCGCTCGCCTACGACGACTCGCTCGTCACGAGCGGCACCGCGCCGCTCACCGGCGTGGACAACGTCACCCGGTCCGCCTCGGGCGACCTGTACGTCGCCGAGGACGGCGGCACCATGGAGATCTGCCTGATCACACCCGCCGACACGGTCGCGCCGTTCCTGCGGATCAGCGGCCAGTCGGGCTCGGAGATCACCGGGCCCGCCTTCTCCCCCGACGGGAAGCGGCTCTACTTCTCCTCGCAGCGCGGTACCAGCGGCAGTTCCTCGGGCGGCATCACCTACGAGGTCACGGGGCCGTTCCGCTCCTGA
- a CDS encoding VOC family protein: MPQPRMIFVNLPVKDLETTKTFFSKLGFGFNPQFSDDTTACLVISDTIFAMLISEPRFKDFTKKEIADASATTEVLIALSAGSRAEVDEMADAALASGGSPANEPMDEGFMYGRSFQDPDHHIWEVVWMDPAAVEGQA, encoded by the coding sequence ATGCCTCAGCCTCGGATGATCTTCGTGAACCTGCCGGTGAAGGACCTGGAGACGACCAAGACCTTCTTCTCGAAGCTCGGCTTCGGCTTCAACCCGCAGTTCAGCGACGACACGACCGCCTGTCTCGTCATCAGTGACACGATCTTCGCCATGCTCATCAGCGAGCCGCGCTTCAAGGACTTCACCAAGAAGGAGATCGCCGACGCGTCGGCGACCACCGAGGTCCTCATCGCCCTGAGCGCCGGGAGCCGCGCCGAGGTCGACGAGATGGCCGACGCCGCGCTCGCTTCGGGCGGCTCGCCGGCCAACGAGCCCATGGACGAGGGCTTCATGTACGGCCGTTCCTTCCAGGACCCCGACCACCACATCTGGGAGGTCGTGTGGATGGACCCGGCCGCGGTCGAGGGACAGGCCTGA
- the nirD gene encoding nitrite reductase small subunit NirD gives MTTTTMETARDTGTLRLADGDDWLTLCDRSQLTPGRGVAALLPDGRQVALFMDRAGRAYAIDNRDPFTGAYVLSRGLLGSAGGRPFVASPLLKQRFDLETGACLDDDAVSVPVFPVRAD, from the coding sequence ATGACGACCACGACGATGGAGACCGCGCGGGACACCGGGACGCTCCGGCTCGCGGACGGGGACGACTGGCTGACGCTCTGCGACCGCTCGCAGCTGACCCCGGGGCGCGGCGTGGCGGCGCTCCTGCCGGACGGGCGGCAGGTCGCGCTGTTCATGGACCGGGCGGGGCGGGCCTACGCGATCGACAACCGCGACCCGTTCACCGGCGCGTACGTCCTGTCCCGGGGCCTGCTCGGTTCCGCGGGCGGCCGGCCGTTCGTCGCCTCACCGCTCCTGAAGCAGCGCTTCGACCTGGAGACGGGCGCGTGCCTGGACGACGACGCCGTGTCGGTGCCGGTCTTCCCGGTCCGCGCGGACTGA
- a CDS encoding ArsR/SmtB family transcription factor: MLRIHVSGMDLSRVRMAARPDAMWETILSFHRLRDRRGSSVFGKWRKESRTRLNGEARLLSALVPPRGYFPDFLTPSAEGAEPFGFDTGTEALRDTPADRIRAETALLAENAPLLRRPSGGPTADALPDALAEGRTEPLGRLISTLRAYHRAAVEPYWPHIRASVEADRAVRGRALLDGGADELLATLPPMIRWRAPVLEADYPVDRELHLDGRGLLLQPSYFCRGTPVVYRDPLLPPVLVYPVTHPDAPAFAEPGPWLGRLVGHTRSAVLRSIGNGCTTSELARRTGVSLASASQHACVLREAGLVRTLRHGSSVLHTLTPLGDALLRGGAPLALS, from the coding sequence GTGCTGCGTATCCATGTGTCCGGGATGGACCTTTCGCGGGTGCGGATGGCCGCGAGGCCGGACGCGATGTGGGAAACCATCCTCAGTTTTCACAGGCTGAGGGACCGGCGGGGTTCCTCGGTGTTCGGGAAATGGCGCAAGGAATCCCGGACCCGGTTGAATGGTGAAGCACGTCTGCTGTCGGCTCTCGTTCCGCCCCGCGGCTATTTCCCCGACTTCCTGACGCCTTCCGCCGAGGGTGCCGAACCATTCGGATTCGACACCGGAACGGAAGCGCTGCGCGACACCCCGGCCGACCGGATCCGCGCGGAAACCGCGCTTCTGGCCGAAAACGCCCCTCTGCTGAGGCGGCCGTCGGGCGGCCCCACCGCGGACGCCCTGCCGGACGCGCTCGCCGAGGGGCGCACGGAGCCGCTGGGCCGGCTCATCTCCACCCTGCGCGCCTACCACCGTGCCGCCGTCGAACCCTACTGGCCGCACATCCGGGCGAGCGTCGAGGCCGATCGCGCGGTGCGGGGGCGGGCTCTGCTCGACGGCGGGGCGGACGAACTCCTCGCCACCCTGCCCCCGATGATCCGCTGGCGTGCGCCGGTGCTGGAGGCGGACTACCCCGTCGACCGGGAACTGCACCTCGACGGCCGGGGTCTCCTCCTGCAGCCCTCGTACTTCTGCCGGGGCACCCCCGTCGTCTACCGGGACCCGCTCCTGCCGCCCGTCCTCGTCTACCCGGTCACCCACCCCGACGCCCCGGCCTTCGCGGAGCCGGGGCCCTGGCTCGGCCGGCTCGTGGGCCACACCCGCTCCGCGGTCCTGCGGTCCATCGGCAACGGCTGCACGACCAGCGAACTGGCCCGCAGGACCGGGGTGTCCCTGGCCTCCGCCAGCCAGCACGCCTGCGTGCTGCGCGAAGCCGGCCTCGTCCGCACCCTGCGGCACGGCAGTTCGGTCCTGCACACGCTGACCCCGCTGGGGGACGCGCTGCTCCGGGGCGGGGCCCCGCTCGCCCTGTCCTGA